CTTATGGTTGCACAAACGATATAAACAGGGTTGCTTTTGGCATTTACACTGAACCGCACTGACAGctgtattttgattttgatcgAGGCGTTTTGCGGGCGTTTGAGGAAAAACCGTTAGGtggtcaaaataataaacatttccTTTATTAACTATCCTAAAAATCAAAGGGTAATTTGGTTGCTCTCAAATATAAAATGTCACcagtattaaaatatttctttttaccCATTTTCAAGTGAAAGATCCCCTTTTAAGGGGGGCGCTCTCAATAAAATACGCGGACTGCCGACCACGAAAATAACTGTTAATAATGTTATCGATAATGAGATGCCGTGGCGATTTTTGGTTTCTTGGTAAgggtttttatatttttattgcgtTATTTTAACTAAAGCGCTTTGAGGAAATAGCTGATTGAAAATTCATATAACCGCTTATGACCGTAACCATTTATTTATCCTAAATAGCATGCTTTGTGCTTCATTGCATTGGACTTGTCAACTTTTTGAATTTAGTCGTGACTTTGGACACGCTTAAGGAAATATTActctttaaatataaatactaaatttaaatattatattcaatatattcaatataagtcaaaaaataacaaatgtaGGGGAACGCGTTATTTTGAAGCCCTGAACACATTGTTATCTTATCACCTGCAAAGCTGTCTCTGTTGCAGAATACGAACTCATTTTTCGCTAGTATAACTTTATTAATCAACCTCAGTGGTTGCATTTTGAATAGCAAACTTTAATTATTTGTCATGTACGTAAACGGTAATCGCCATAAACAGTTTGTCTTCTAAAACAAGCATCGGAATAAACTAGAATTAACACACCTCAGTGCGTCAAAATGAACTTTTAACGTGGTTTTTGTAAAATCTGATGAGTGTGATTTTCCAAGTATTGATCAATTCTAAGGAATGTGCTACCACATTCGTCTGACGTCATGTGTTTTAATGATAACGCACTCTTTCGGTATCTTACACAGATAAGATAACCCATATCTTACCATTTACCCATACCAGTTAACTAATGTCCAaatttggtttgtttacatGCTTGATGTGTAAACGAACTCAGTAATtctgttttattaatttgttgttatatatattttatagattGGTTGAAAAAAGCAATATGAATTTAGGCCACTGGAATGTTTTCCTGGCTGTAATCAGtttacaaatgtttttcaaCGCCTCCGCACAGATAAGCACTGTGTTATTTTCCACCATAAAGGAATCAAACAACTCAAAGTAAGAAATGCttaaaaaatggtttttcaaaaaatacaTTATATTGCTTTCCTTAGTATTTTGTATAACAACACATTAAATAGCACCTCGAGTGATGTGCTGGACGCCTTAATATCTTCATCGCCGGTTGTATCCTCAACACCGGTTGCATCTTCAACACCAGTGGTATCCTCAACACCAGTTGTACCTGAAACATATTCGACAGAAGCGGCAATAACTGTTACGGAAGCTACGCCTTCAAACTTTGCTCCTGCTCAAAGTCCTGTGGAAAAACCGCTGGATCCTGCGGACTGTTCGCAGCGGGAGAAATACAGAAAACAACCAATTGCAACACAATCGTCGCGTTTAAGAAAATGCTGTCCACATGGAGAAAACTTGAATATATTTAGGGAAAACCAGAGCGATTCCATGTGCGACAATGGACTTTTAAGCTTTGAACCGACTATAATAAGCGCAGTTCTGTTTGACAACTGCATCGAAGACTTGGAGATCGAGACTAAGCTGGACTACGACATAGGAAATCCGTGTAACAGGTATGTAAGCGAAAGGACACTTTCGTGTATTAAATGTTTAAGCAAAGTACAATTTACTCTGCAAATGTAGTTCTCTCTTATACGACGACAAAGAGGACGTTTTCTTCGTTTTACAAGACGGTTCTTTGTTGATCATCGACAAGTTTGGCAACGAATCATACACAGTGAAGGAGCATTATTGCTTGGATATTGATAAGTCAGGACACCTGTTTGCGTTTACGTGTGTTACCCAAGTGGAAGAACAAATTGCCTTCGCAAAAGTAAGTCAATGTAACATTCATTTCTATATACCAGTTAATGAATATTATTTCAGGTAATTTTTGTTGCGGTTCTGATGCTTATTTCTATGCCCTGCCTGCTATTAGTTAGCTATTTGCACATGACACTTCGCTTACTGCGCAACTTGCATGGTCTGTCGCTAAGTTTGATGTCCTTGTGCTTGGCGTCTGGATACTTTGTGCACTCCGTGGTGCACATATATGGAATCCCGAACCAAGGATTTATTGGCTACGTCATACAGTTTTGTATTTTGAGTTATTTTTTCTGGTACCTATGCATATGCTTCAATGTTCTCTTGAATGTGTGGTACAAGCTGCCTTGTTGCATTCAGTGTCCAAAGAGCTGGGCCATCTTTAACTTTACGTGCTACgctgtttttgctttttctggACCGGCCACAATAGTTGCACTCACTGTTCAAAAGGGGCTGCCAGGAATGCCGTCTTACTTTCTGCAAGGCAAGTAATTAACGGAAAGAATAATATTCTAAAATACAACTAATAATAGATATATTACTTAAAGGTCTCACGGAATCCATAAGAGATTCCCAGCGTTACTTTATTCCCCCAGTGTCTACTATACTTTTCCTAAGTTTTTTGGTAAGcaattttttctacttttctGCTTTGTTTTATACAACCGTACATTCTCAGCTTAACATCATATCGTTCTTCGGGTTTCAACGAATAAGCGGGTACATCAAGGCTGAAAAAAGTATTCAGGAGCAAAAATCTTTGTTTGaccaacaaaaatatgaagaTGTTAAAAAGGAGTGAGTGTAAATATTACTGTCTTAAGACAtataataatttgaatttcttGCCAATAGCGCTAAATGCGTTAGCTTACTCGGAATAATATTGGTCGTAAGCTGGCTACTCGAAATAATAACGTTTTACTCGGGCTCGAATTCAAATTACCTCGTACTGTGCGACATGGTGAATGGACTTCAAGGAGTTTGGGTACTGCTTATTTTTCTCGTCGTGCGGAGGCGCCGCACAATAATATTGAGATGGTGGTACGATCGTGGTTCCCACGAAATTGAAGGCACAGAGCTGCAAGCTCTTAGTAATAGTCCCACATAGATATACAATTCTAATACATTACTTCAAGTTTACGAAAGCCGTTAATATTACATTAATTTTATagttatattaaatattattataaacaaagcaaattGATAAGAAAAGAGACTAAAACTGTGAAAgacatttaaatattgatCTGTTCAACCTGATATCctttaaaagaatattttgTTTCGGGCACGTAACCAATCAATTTCCCAAACTTATCTTTAATACATAAAGTCAACATTGTGTAAATTGTGGTTTATTTAaacttatataaatattattaaatatttaatgtttgcTGTCACTTATATGGTCATATAAAGTTAAATAGTCAATTTATTGTAAGAATGTTTTACCATCTTTGCTAATACTCTAAAAGGAAATGTGTAATTATGCGTGCGGTACCAAAATGAgccatttcttttgttttttgtggaTTGCGATTGTTTTGAATTAAGATACGAAGACAACGCTTTCTAACGTTTCTTAATACGGCGATTTCATCATAAGAATAATTGTGTATTTACATGTTATATGCTACGTATATGGGATCCAGTTGGTCTGCTAGAAAACCGTCCCGTAAATGCATCCGTTGCTTTTCGCCCCGACTATTAATAGGCACCACACCTAGAAACGAAAGTTTCCAAAATTATATTCAAGTTCCAAGTCCATAGACACACTTATATTACAAACCTGGATCAACGACCACTACAACGCCAACTATAAGCTGATGATCTTCTAATACTGTGTTTGTGACCAAGGGAACCAAGTCCAGAGCTTCTGATTCATTGCCGTCCAACTCGACAACAACGACTAATAAGTTAGTCCAGGTAAAAACGGCgctgaataaaaaaaaaattgtgtgaTTTTTTCAAAAAGTACGTTTCTAAATCTTACCACTCAGCAATTTTTTTGTGACAGCGCATTACCGAATTTTCGATATCAATTGGATGATAGTTCATGCCACGTAAAGAGATCACTTCGTCAACAGCTCCGACTACATACACTGCGTCGTGTAGTTCTTGATCATTAGAACTGCTTGCGCCGCCTATTAGGCTATGCTCGGAATTTCCACCCAGggaaacatttgaaaaatttaattgcaattgacTTATGGAATTCAAAGATTCCGTATCGCTATCGCGACTTGCCACACTTGGTGTGGTCTCGTCTAGTAGTGATGCTGATTGAGAACATTCGGTGCGGCGTAAGAATCCCAAATATCCAGTACGTGCATATAGCTCAGCGGTGGCCCCAGTCACCAATTTTGCGTTGAAGTGATCATTATAGTCGGTTTCATCCCCATAAATTGTAAAGTAACCATTTGCGTTATGAGGAGCTTGAACCTGAAGAAATTAATGAGTTAGTTTTGTAAGGATGAATATgcattttgtaaattgttaCCCAAATTTCGCCCAAATGCGAGTCGCCACAGTGGCCCTTAGTTTCGGGATTGGCTATTATCACTTTTACTCCTGGTAAAAGTTTACCTGATTCAATTACACACAACGAATTTGGCGCTCCACGCTCCACCAAAGCGACTCGGTTGTTTCGCAAAGCTCTCATATCTACGTACACTTGAGCACTCTCTGCAGAGCTAGCTCCTTGGACACAAATGGCTGGATTTACACGACATCCAAACGAAGTTGATACACAGCGAGTATTCAGACCAAGAGCTTGAAAGAGCTTGCAGAACTGCTGGGTCAGTTGCACTCTAGGGCGCTCTTCTGCCACCACGACACACGTCCGTACACATCTCAAATCTATGTTTCGTTGCTTTAAGGAGGGTATAGAGTTGCTGAGAGCTTTAGTACACAACTCTATTACTCCATATGAACAGAAAGTGTCGCGAACGCGGTGTTGCGAAAGAGTTGACAGCCATAAACTGGGATTCGCTTCGACCTCGTAGGGCGCGATAAGTATAGAATGGTGGCCACTATATACTCCGATAAGGGTCCACATAACAAATCCAAGGCCGCAGTACGGATCCAAACATAATGCAACATGTCGAGAAGGGTATAGCTCACAAGCCAATTTTAAACTGGCGCACAGACTAGAGAGAGATCTGTGGGATAGGCCAAAATGTAATACaaacatttgtttaaataaatatgatttatCTACCGATGCGTAATGTTAACACCGCTGAGACGTCCACAAGTTGATACGCTAAAGTCCAAATAGGCGCTAGAGTCAAAGGAGACCGTGGCTATGCCGGCATATTTGCGTTTTGGGTTGTCATCAATATCTAAGATAGGGGGCCATGTCTTTGGGTCAATGGAGGTTGCTGCCTCCCGAG
This portion of the Drosophila santomea strain STO CAGO 1482 chromosome 3L, Prin_Dsan_1.1, whole genome shotgun sequence genome encodes:
- the LOC120449318 gene encoding probable G-protein coupled receptor Mth-like 14, which translates into the protein MNLGHWNVFLAVISLQMFFNASAQISTVLFSTIKESNNSNILYNNTLNSTSSDVLDALISSSPVVSSTPVASSTPVVSSTPVVPETYSTEAAITVTEATPSNFAPAQSPVEKPLDPADCSQREKYRKQPIATQSSRLRKCCPHGENLNIFRENQSDSMCDNGLLSFEPTIISAVLFDNCIEDLEIETKLDYDIGNPCNSSLLYDDKEDVFFVLQDGSLLIIDKFGNESYTVKEHYCLDIDKSGHLFAFTCVTQVEEQIAFAKVIFVAVLMLISMPCLLLVSYLHMTLRLLRNLHGLSLSLMSLCLASGYFVHSVVHIYGIPNQGFIGYVIQFCILSYFFWYLCICFNVLLNVWYKLPCCIQCPKSWAIFNFTCYAVFAFSGPATIVALTVQKGLPGMPSYFLQGLTESIRDSQRYFIPPVSTILFLSFLLNIISFFGFQRISGYIKAEKSIQEQKSLFDQQKYEDVKKDAKCVSLLGIILVVSWLLEIITFYSGSNSNYLVLCDMVNGLQGVWVLLIFLVVRRRRTIILRWWYDRGSHEIEGTELQALSNSPT